The following DNA comes from Sinorhizobium mexicanum.
GGCCTGTCGGGCTGGAAATGGCCCAGGCTCATCGCCGGCTCGGCGCGCGCGTTACGGTGATTGACAGCGGCAAAGCGCTTTCGAGCGGCGATCCGGAACTGGTGGCGATCGTTCTAGACGCGATCCGTGCCGAGGGTACCGTTCTTCACGAGGAAACCGCCATCCAGTCCGTGGAGCGGCACGCGGGCGGCGTGCGGCTGCATTGCAAAAACACGCAAGGACGTTTTTTTCTTGATGGCAGCGACCTGCTGCTGGCCGCCGGCCGTGCTCCCAATCACGTTTCTCTCGATCTTGATGCAGCAGGGATTCGGCACGACGTGAAGGGGATCGCCATTGGCACGGACCTTCGGACAAGCAATCGCCGCGTCTATGCAATCGGTGATGCCGCAGGTGGCCTGCAGTTCACCCATGTCGCGAATTATCATGCGCGCCTCGCGCTGCAACAGATCCTGTTTCGCCTGCCGGCGCGCGAAGACCGCGACATCATACCGCGGGTCACGTTTACCGATCCGGAATTGGCAGAGGTCGGTCTCGGCCAGGCGGACGCGCGGGAAAAGTTTGGGCGGGTCGACGTCGTCTGCTGGGACTTTTCCGCCAACGACCGCGCCCGCACCGACGGGCTCGGGCAGGGCCTCATCAAGATCACGGTCGGTCGGCGGGGACGGATCCTCGGTGCTGCGATTGCCGGCGCCGGTGCCGGAGAGATGATCAACGGCT
Coding sequences within:
- a CDS encoding dihydrolipoyl dehydrogenase family protein — encoded protein: MAKVLNPDICVIGGGAAGLSVAAGAAAFGVPVVLVERARMGGDCLNFGCVPSKTLIAASKHAQAIRAAEEFGITAGEPIVDYERLQARVHAVIGAIAPHDSAERFESLGVKVIADTARFVDDRTVAAGDHLIRARRFVIATGSSPAVPAIPGLAETPYLTNETLFDLKRLPEHLVIVGAGPVGLEMAQAHRRLGARVTVIDSGKALSSGDPELVAIVLDAIRAEGTVLHEETAIQSVERHAGGVRLHCKNTQGRFFLDGSDLLLAAGRAPNHVSLDLDAAGIRHDVKGIAIGTDLRTSNRRVYAIGDAAGGLQFTHVANYHARLALQQILFRLPAREDRDIIPRVTFTDPELAEVGLGQADAREKFGRVDVVCWDFSANDRARTDGLGQGLIKITVGRRGRILGAAIAGAGAGEMINGFALAVANRLTLKHFRGYVAPYPTLSEIGKQASISYYAPVARNPLVRSVIGMLRYFG